In Phocoena phocoena chromosome 12, mPhoPho1.1, whole genome shotgun sequence, the following proteins share a genomic window:
- the LOC136132239 gene encoding NADH dehydrogenase [ubiquinone] 1 beta subcomplex subunit 1 has protein sequence MMNLLQIVRDHWVHILVPVGFVVGCYLDRKNDEKLIAFRNKSLLYKRELRPSEEVTWK, from the coding sequence ATGATGAACTTACTTCAGATTGTGCGTGACCACTGGGTACATATACTTGTCCCTGTGGGATTTGTCGTTGGATGTTACCTAGACAGAAAGAATGATGAAAAGCTAATTGCCTTCCGGAACAAGAGTCTGTTATATAAAAGGGAATTAAGACCCAGTGAAGAAGTCACCTGGAAGTAA